The Brachyhypopomus gauderio isolate BG-103 chromosome 2, BGAUD_0.2, whole genome shotgun sequence genome contains a region encoding:
- the kcp gene encoding kielin/chordin-like protein isoform X2, with translation MELPVSGRVLIAHLTLFLLGNVCTSLPTDIQNPQHNNDIVIDLLDVLNITSSPLGVTVTDGRDPGVKAWCLQPNTPHQTLPRGDSLRLRRASRGSLGLHLVGRQPGGTEATLISLRSASGRKRRTEPLLRLVSSTREDWLRLEYRSKEGSKTELLTLPGGNPFSGGGWVRMYVSLEPRRVMLFVECEEATSVDLPPEAAALNLDFSRDITFSSTAGNKARRFTGCWQTAELISKVYQRRLWHCDNITGTEWPPPPPKSQNSELDVVHDQPNFASEVGLQRDAENPQPRREQKQQLSRLENELHNIVTELNRLQAQNEDLQARVKRLESCECVQRTCVWEGREQQEGSRWETDQHTMCSCVSGRVQCATSNKCNYDGRTYSNNEAFSPHPCTTCVCENGRAACQQVPCPALSCTDTFVPEGKCCPVCQPARTSCRVDGRPSNGSFSTSDGCQTCSCQNGEVSCVDTQRCPQSCQDGVKPPFGSCCRDCSRCTFQGEILLDGASFLNSHDPCSRCECKEGNVVCNSMSCSAPDCNLLETVGGECCPRCRSCVHQGQRYQHGFRWQHPDNPCSVCTCFEGSVQCDLQECNLPCRNPPAPQPGTCCPVCDGCGFNGHNYQNGERVPSGDHCQQCVCVSGNVHCEHHPCPTTACSHPVRRAGDCCPRCEQCEYESQIYLDGQRFVSERNPCLQCQCVSGVVDCTEDSCPPLRCTHPARQHGECCPTCDLCEYDRRVYTSGTVFKPQEDNPCLTCTCQAGSVRCHEQSCPQMQCANPIREANSCCPVCKACVFDGVHYVEGSVWVPENEPCNRCSCQEGQVSCEAIRCGHESCSHPYKEPGHCCQSCHHCFFKNHVYENGQSFSDPETPCKTCMCQNGSVRCSEVQCPLLSCSNPHTPSGECCPRCADCNVREQVFVNGDTFPNPGNQCEECVCRGGQVDCHQECPRANCKNPSRGSCCQNNCNACTYAGKEYPNGLDFSHPTDKCRQCHCNNGNVHCLRRRCPAVTCSEPVRTAGECCPQCAVRSADCYFEEHVFKHTQHFYHPADSCQSCSCTNGTVSCHRKPCPAAVCSHPVQQDCCRTCDGCLYNGVEHANGVMFADISDPCSTCVCREGTVTCKRRRCPQTTCPHPVEGQCCQNCDGCNYAGVEYLNHQEFPDATDPCNQCMCTNGHVSCRRRPCYNPGCSHPLTLPGHCCPVCDGCLLDSVVLHNGQTLPDRSDPCNDCTCRAGSVQCVRRVCPPAPCPNPVRGPCDCPVCEGCHFHGRDYAEGDLFTAPNADCEECKCTEGEVRCSPKSCPSTTCHHPVADQCGCQMCEGCRFHERRCNNGEHFPDPQDHCQHCTCQNGDVSCQSRSCPEVSCRRPVTPVGKCCPECPSVCEHLGQQYESGSSFTSPSDPCSTCVCQNEVVSCQKRLCAKECTHPLQSVACCPVCDACLYEGVPYTHAQRFTSQLDPCQRCVCDHGSVSCHVEECPPVSCPNAVVLPGRCCAECREPSRCVQHGVEYTEGQNWKISTPSCSQCTCLHGQVTCAGSQCAKLSCIHQVIESDSCCPRCRGCMNDGVEHPEGSSWVASSGPCISCMCVNGVTTCSEIQCLSPCLHHITVPGECCPLCADCVYDGRVYGPGDIFHPSDDPCQICTCEVMADQQQHLRCYRKQCPSLVDCPKDSIHYSGSDSCCPVCAQPLSNCTNTLIGNEVIATDNRCFTCQCKDLTWTCTHKACPLLNCPPNLQYTPPDSCCPVCDASSVQCVYEGKVYNTNDHWEVNECTSCTCVSGDVHCQTERCPTVFCASDETPSLVPGMCCPHCVPRPATCVVFGDPHYRTFDGRMVDFQGACTYVLAQDCEGGDFRIHVTNEERGRKGVSWTKEVTVFIGDVVVQLLQDWIVKVDYQTVNLPFLKEPYVYLERKTNTILLNTNIGMKVLWNGRSHLEVSVPGTYKKHMCGLCGNFNNNPKDDLRLRNGQTISSDAAFGNDWKVGSGNHSGSQCSDAKDIKPCKEGGQKTADLRCSVLKSAAFKPCHRVVSPQMFFKACTYDLCACASNTDDCLCDVLEAYASECSEAGVVLHWRSPSLCAVGCPVERGYVFDECGPPCPKTCFNKDVPLGVIEAHCFKPCVPGCQCPAGLVEHNAHCIAPEKCPKVIYGSS, from the exons ATGGAGCTCCCTGTGAGCGGACGTGTCCTCATTGCTCACTTGACCTTGTTTTTGCTGGGGAATGTTTGTACTTCGTTACCAACTGACATCCAGAATCCTCAACACAATAATGACATCG TCATTGACCTCCTGGATGTTCTGAACATCACCAGCTCACCTCTAGGGGTCACAGTGACTGACGGTCGTGACCCCGGGGTGAAGGCTTGGTGTCTCCAGCCCAACACACCGCACCAGACACTGCCACGGGGCGACTCCCTCCGTCTACGCAGGGCCTCGCGGGGCTCCCTGGGCCTGCACCTGGTGGGCCGCCAGCCCGGCGGCACCGAGGCCACCCTCATCTCGCTGCGCTCGGCGAGCGGCCGGAAGAGGCGCACCGAGCCCCTGCTACGCCTCGTCTCCAGCACCCGCGAGGACTGGCTGCGGCTGGAATACCGCTCAAAGGAGGGCTCCAAGACAGAGCTGCTGACCCTGCCGGGTGGAAACCCCTTCTCGGGTGGAGGATGGGTGAGGATGTACGTGAGTTTGGAGCCCAGACGTGTGATGCTGTTCGTGGAGTGCGAGGAGGCCACGTCGGTGGATCTGCCCCCGGAGGCTGCAGCGCTGAACCTGGACTTCTCCCGTGACATTACCTTCTCCAGCACTGCAGGAAACAAGGCCAGAAGGTTCACT GGCTGCTGGCAGACTGCAGAGCTTATCTCCAAGGTGTATCAAAGGCGTCTGTGGCACTGTGATAACATAACAG GAACAGAGTggcctccccctcctcccaagTCTCAGAACTCAGAGCTAGATGTAGTGCACGACCAGCCCAACTTTGCGAGTGAAGTGGGTCTCCAGAGGGATGCAGAGAACCCCCAACCCCGTAGGGAGCAGAAACAGCAGCTCAGCAGGCTGGAGAATGAACTGCACAACATCGTCACTGAGCTGAACAGGCTCCaagcacag aaTGAAGACCTGCAGGCACGAGTGAAGCGTTTGGAatcatgtgagtgtgtgcagaggACTTGTGTGTGGGAAGGGCGTGAGCAACAGGAAGGGTCTCGCTGGGAGACCGACCAACACACCATGTGCTCCTGTGTCTCGGGGAGAGTCCAGTGTGCCACATCAAACA AGTGCAATTATGATGGCAGGACATACAGCAATAATGAAGCATTCAGCCCACATCCCTGcactacatgtgtgtgtgag AATGGCCGTGCTGCATGTCAGCAGGTACCCTGTCCTGCTCTGTCCTGTACTGATACTTTTGTTCCTGAAGGCAAATGCTGCCCTGTTTGTCAACCAG CCCGTACCTCATGTCGGGTGGATGGTAGACCCTCCAATGGCTCCTTCAGCACCTCTGACGGCTGCCAGACGTGCTCCTGCCAG AACGGCGAAGTGTCGTGTGTTGACACGCAGAGATGTCCTCAGTCCTGTCAGGATGGGGTGAAGCCTCCATTCGGCTCTTGCTGCAGGGACTGCTCCCGGTGTACATTTCAGGGGGAGATCCTTCTCGATGGGGCCTCCTTCCTTAACAGCCATGATCCTTGCTCACGCTGTGAATGCAAG gaggggAATGTTGTGTGTAACAGTATGTCTTGCTCCGCTCCTGACTGCAATTTGTTGGAAACTGTTGGAGGGGAATGCTGTCCCAGGTGTcgaa GTTGTGTCCATCAAGGCCAACGCTACCAACATGGCTTCCGATGGCAACACCCAGACAACCCCTGCAGTGTCTGTACATGCTTC GAGGGGTCTGTTCAATGTGACCTGCAGGAGTGTAACCTCCCCTGTAGGAATCCTCCCGCCCCGCAGCCGGGAACCTGCTGTCCTGTCTGTGATG GTTGTGGCTTCAATGGACACAATTATCAAAATGGGGAGCGAGTACCCAGTGGTGATCActgtcagcagtgtgtgtgtgtg AGTGGGAATGTGCACTGTGAGCATCACCCTTGTCCTACCACGGCGTGTTCACATCCTGTCAGGAGAGCGGGAGACTGTTGTCCACG gtgtGAGCAGTGCGAATATGAATCTCAGATATATTTGGATGGACAAAGGTTTGTGTCTGAAAGGAATCCCTGCCTGCAATGTCAATGTGTA tctggtgttgtgGACTGTACAGAGGACTCATGTCCCCCTTTGCGCTGCACACACCCAGCAAGACAACACGGCGAGTGCTGCCCCACATGTGact tgtgtgaataCGACAGAAGAGTCTACACTAGTGGGACAGTTTTCAAACCTCAGGAAGACAATCCCTGCTTAACCTGCACCTGTCAG GCGGGTAGTGTAAGATGCCATGAGCAGAGTTGCCCCCAAATGCAGTGTGCTAACCCAATCAGAGAGGCCAATTCCTGCTGCCCAGTCTGCAAAG cgtgtgtgtttgatggtgtTCATTACGTGGAGGGGTCAGTGTGGGTTCCTGAGAACGAACCCTGTAATAGATGCTCTTGTCAGGAGGGGCAGGTGTCGTGTGAGGCCATACGGTGTGGTCATGAGTCCTGCTCTCATCCCTACAAAGAACCtg GACACTGCTGTCAATCTTGTCATCACTGTTTCTTCAAAAACCATGTTTATGAGAATGGCCAGTCATTCTCTGACCCAGAAACACCTTGTAAGACGTGCATGTGTCAG AATGGCTCGGTGCGGTGTTCTGAGGTCCAGTGTCCACTGTTGTCCTGCTCCAACCCTCACACACCGTCTGGAGAATGTTGTCCTCGGTGTGCAG ACTGTAACGTCAGGGAACAAGTGTTTGTTAATGGCGACACGTTCCCGAACCCTGGGAAccagtgtgaggagtgtgtgtgtagaggagggcAGGTGGACTGCCATCAGGAGTGTCCCAGAGCAAACTGCAAAAACCCTTCCAGAGGGAGCTGCTGTCAAAACAACTGCAATG CTTGTACATATGCAGGTAAGGAATATCCAAATGGTCTGGACTTCTCCCACCCAACAGACAAGTGCAGGCAGTGTCACTGCAAT AACGGTAATGTCCATTGTTTGAGGAGAAGATGTCCTGCTGTCACCTGCAGTGAGCCCGTCAGGACAGCAGGAGAGTGCTGCCCTCAGTGTGCAG TGCGCTCAGCTGACTGTTATTTTGAAGAACAcgtgttcaaacacacacagcacttctaCCACCCCGCTGACAGCTGCCAGTCATGCTCCTGCACCAATGGGACGGTCAGCTGCCACCGTAAGCCCTGCCCAGCAGCCGTCTGTTCCCACCCGGTCCAGCAGGACTGCTGCCGCACCTGTGATG GCTGCCTGTACAACGGTGTGGAGCACGCTAACGGCGTGATGTTCGCAGACATCTCGGACCCCtgcagcacgtgtgtgtgccgtGAAGGCACGGTCACGTGCAAGAGGAGACGCTGTCCTCAGACCACCTGTCCTCATCCTGTCGAGGGACAGTGCTGTCAGAACTGTGATG GTTGCAATTATGCCGGTGTGGAGTATCTGAATCACCAGGAGTTTCCAGACGCCACAGACCCCTGTAACCAGTGCATGTGTACGAACGGTCACGTGAGCTGTCGGCGAAGGCCCTGCTACAACCCTGGCTGttcccacccactcaccctgcCTGGTCATTGCTGCcctgtgtgtgatg GCTGTTTGCTAGACAGTGTGGTGCTCCATAATGGACAGACGCTACCAGACCGTTCAGACCCCTGTAATGACTGCACATGCAGG gcTGGTTCAGTGCAGTGTGTAAGAAGAGTGTGTCCTCCTGCTCCTTGTCCCAACCCTGTCAGAGGTCCATGTGACTGTCCTGTCTGTGAAG GTTGTCACTTCCATGGAAGAGATTATGCTGAAGGAGATTTATTTACAGCACCCAATGCAGACTGTGAGGAATGCAAATGTACT gaaGGTGAGGTGCGGTGTAGTCCTAAGTCCTGCCCCAGTACTACGTGCCATCACCCTGTGGCCGACCAGTGTGGCTGCCAAATGTGTGAGGGCTGCCGTTTCCACGAGAGACGGTGTAATAATGGAGAGCACTTTCCTGACCCCCAGGACCACTGCCAGCACTGCACATGCCAG aacggTGATGTGTCATGTCAGTCCAGGTCGTGTCCTGAAGTGTCCTGCAGGAGGCCAGTAACCCCTGTAGGAAAATGCTGTCCTGAATGtcccagtgtgtgtgagcacctcGGGCAGCAGTATGAGAGTGGCTCCAGCTTCACCTCACCCAGTGACCCCTGCTCCACCTGCGTGTGTCAG AATGAAGTTGTCTCTTGCCAGAAGAGGCTTTGTGCAAAAGAGTGCACGCACCCGCTGCAGTCTGTGGCCTGTTGCCCAGTGTGTGACGCTTGTTTGTATGAAGGCGtgccatacacacacgcgcagagGTTCACATCACAGTTGGATCCATGCCAGCGGTGTGTGTGCGATCATGGCAGTGTCTCCTGCCATGTAGAAGAGTGTCCCCCAGTCTCCTGTCCCAACGCTGTTGTCCTCCCAGGACGCTGCTGTGCAGAGTGCAGAG AGCCCTCGAGGTGTGTGCAGCACGGTGTAGAGTACACCGAGGGCCAGAACTGGAAGATCTCTACACCCTCTTGCTCACAGTGCACCTGCctg catgGTCAGGTGACATGTGCTGGTTCTCAGTGTGCAAAACTGAGCTGCATCCACCAGGTCATTGAGTCAGACTCTTGCTGCCCACGCTGCAGAG GCTGCATGAATGACGGTGTTGAGCACCCAGAGGGCAGCAGCTGGGTCGCCTCCAGTGGGCCCTGCATatcctgcatgtgtgtgaacgGGGTGACCACCTGCTCCGAGATCCAGtgcctctccccctgtctccacCACATCACTGTGCCTGGGGAGTGCTGTCCTCTCTGCGCAG ACTGTGTGTATGATGGGCGTGTCTATGGGCCAGGGGACATCTTTCACCCTTCTGATGATCCTTGTCAGATCTGCACATGTGAG GTGATGGCAGACCAACAGCAGCATTTGCGCTGCTACAGGAAACAGTGCCCCAGCCTGGTGGACTGCCCCAAAGACAGCATCCATTACAGCGGATCTGACTCCTGCTGCCCAGTGTGTGCAC AACCTCTTAGTAattgcacaaacacactgattGGGAATGAGGTCATAGCCACAGACAACCGCTGCTTTACCTGCCAGTGCAAG gatctaACATGGACATGTACCCATAAAGCCTGCCCTCTGCTCAACTGCCCACCAAATCTACAATACACACCTCCTGACTCCTGCTGCCCTGTCTGTGAtg cttccagtgtgcagtgtgtgtatgaggggaaGGTTTATAACACTAATGATCACTGGGAGGTGAACGAATGTACTTCCTGCACATGTGTGTCAGGAGACGTGCACTGCCAGACCGAGAGATGTCCTACAGTATTTTGCGCTTCC GACGAAACTCCTTCTCTTGTCCCTGGGATGTGCTGTCCCCACTGTGTCCCCCGCCCTGCTACCTGCGTTGTGTTCGGAGACCCTCACTACCGCACTTTCGATGGGCGGATGGTGGACTTCCAGGGTGCATGTACATACGTGCTGGCCCAGGACTGTGAAGGTGGAGACTTCAG gatccATGTTACTAATGAGGAGCGTGGTCGTAAGGGCGTGTCCTGGACTAAAGAGGTGACTGTGTTCATTGGTGATGTGGTGGTTCAGCTGCTGCAGGATTGGATAGTGAAG GTTGATTATCAAACTGTTAATCTGCCATTTCTTAAAGAGCCTTATGTGTACCTGGAGCGAAAAACCAACACCATTCTCCTCAACACTAACATTGGCATGAAG GTGCTGTGGAATGGCCGCTCTCATCTGGAGGTGAGTGTCCCCGGCACCTATAAGAAGCACATGTGTGGCCTGTGTGGAAACTTTAACAACAATCCCAAAGATGACCTGAGACTACGCAATGGACAGACCATCTCCTCTGATGCAGCCTTCGGAAATGACTGGAAG GTAGGCAGTGGGAACCATTCTGGAAGCCAGTGTTCTGATGCCAAGGACATCAAGCCTTGTAAAGAAGGCGGCCAAAAGACAGCTGACCTCCGCTGCAGTGTGCTGAAGTCGGCGGCGTTTAAGCCCTGCCACAGGGTGGTGTCACCGCAGATGTTCTTCAAGGCGTGCACGTACGACCTGTGTGCGTGCGCTTCCAACACGGACGACTGCCTGTGCGACGTCCTGGAGGCGTACGCGTCCGAATGCAGCGAGGCTGGAGTGGTCCTGCACTGGagatctccctccctctgcg CGGTGGGCTGCCCCGTGGAGCGCGGGTACGTGTTTGATGAATGCGGGCCACCATGTCCTAAGACCTGCTTCAACAAGGACGTGCCGCTGGGTGTGATCGAGGCCCACTGCTTCAAGCCGTGCGTGCCGGGCTGTCAGTGCCCAGCGGGGCTGGTGGAACACAACGCCCACTGCATTGCACCTGAGAAATGCCCCAAAGTCATCTACGGCAGCTCCTGA